A genomic stretch from Carboxydocella sporoproducens DSM 16521 includes:
- a CDS encoding RNA-binding protein: MRDYWLRQAGKAEDKALVERLWDLLVQVETREMPGFTFFLDPGQQALARSMLESWRQTVAYRCQGGFAGEPERCRLLLFPAAWAEFDFDQPGVTVLRVQGRFQFFQPGHRDILGSLLASGIKRELVGDILCTETGIWVAVAQEIVSAIQSQWTRVGPVPIELLPEAEPPLIQRPQGEERLVSLASPRMDALLAQSVGVGRQQAVQWIESGLVRLNWRECLKPDAEIRPGDWLSVQGFGRVLVKEQKGSSKKGRLLFKVEIWSKTGRGG; this comes from the coding sequence GAGGACAAGGCTCTGGTGGAGAGGCTCTGGGACCTGCTGGTCCAGGTGGAGACCAGAGAAATGCCCGGTTTCACTTTTTTTCTCGACCCTGGCCAGCAGGCGTTAGCCCGGAGTATGCTGGAATCATGGCGGCAGACGGTTGCCTATCGCTGTCAGGGCGGTTTTGCCGGGGAGCCGGAACGCTGTCGCTTGCTTTTGTTCCCGGCGGCCTGGGCCGAATTTGACTTCGACCAGCCGGGTGTTACAGTTTTGCGGGTGCAGGGCCGCTTCCAGTTCTTTCAGCCCGGTCACCGGGATATTCTCGGCTCCTTACTGGCCAGTGGCATTAAGCGCGAACTGGTGGGTGACATTCTCTGTACCGAAACGGGAATCTGGGTGGCTGTGGCTCAAGAAATTGTCTCTGCCATCCAGAGTCAGTGGACAAGGGTAGGACCTGTACCCATCGAACTGCTGCCAGAAGCAGAACCGCCCCTGATCCAGCGGCCACAGGGAGAGGAAAGGCTGGTCAGTCTGGCTTCCCCGCGTATGGATGCCCTGCTGGCCCAGAGTGTGGGAGTTGGCCGCCAGCAGGCTGTACAATGGATAGAAAGCGGACTGGTACGCTTAAACTGGAGAGAATGTCTCAAGCCGGATGCGGAAATTCGTCCGGGTGACTGGTTATCTGTACAGGGGTTTGGCCGGGTTCTGGTTAAAGAACAGAAAGGCAGCAGCAAAAAAGGAAGATTATTGTTCAAAGTGGAAATCTGGAGCAAAACCGGCAGAGGAGGATGA